The nucleotide window AAATCATGGGTCTATAGGAACCATTCCCATTCTTATTCAGCAAGCCCATCGCCACTATCTTGAATTGTGTGAAACCAACCCATGGCTACATATGTGGGGACCAGAGTGGGTTGAGCCTGTTGAGTTGAGTAGACAAAAAGCGGCAGATTTTATCAATACCAAGGCTGAAAACATCGCTTTCACTCATAATACTACTGAAGTATTCAATCTGATTGCACAAGGCTTTCCATTAGGTCCAAATGATGAAGTCCTCTTTTGTAATCTGAATCATGCTGGAGCTAGTATTCCATTTCAGGTTCACAGCAAAACAAGAGGTTATAAAGTTCGATCGTTTGATTTCCCAACCGATCAACTACCAACGATTTCAATCCAACAAATTCTGGATCTCTACGATCGTGAGATAAGCTCGAATACCAAAGTACTTTCAATTCCTCATATTGATAACACTTTTGGATTACGCCACCCCCTCAAAGAAATCGCTAAACTAGCCCGATCAAAAGGTGTTGAGCTCATTGCGGTGGATGCAGCTCAAACGGTAGGTATGATCCCTATCAATGTTTCGGATTTAGATGTTGATGTATTAGCAACAAGTACACACAAATGGATTCAATCACCAAAAGGAGTCAGTTTCGCTTACTTCAGTGAAAAAGCACAACGTGAAATTGCTCCTATGTGGGTTACTTGGGGGCAAAATAGATGGGAAAATAGTGCACGTATTTTTGAAGATTATGGCACTAGAAACCTAGCTGAAGTTGTCACATTAGCCCATTGTTTCGACTTCCAAAAAAACTCATTCAAATCAGGTAAAACGGAAAAGCTACAATCACTCACCCGTTATGCCAAAACACTCGCTCACCAAAACCCAAATACTGAATGGCGATCGCCAAATAACTGGGAGTTAAGCGGCTCCTTGTTTGTAATCGAGTTAAAGCATAAAAAACCATCCACATTCTCGAATGAAATTTTCAATCAGCATGGAGTGGTTTTAAGACCATTTGATAACCATTCAACCATTCGAGTATCACCGAATTCGATGAATACCAAAAGCGAAATAGATACCCTTTTTAAATTGATCTAGTTCAATTTTAGAGGCTTCTTTTACGATGGTATTCGGCATCAAAGGAAACCGACCAGTCGGAACCTCCATTAGTACTTACTTCAATTTGGTGCAAAATAGTAGCGCTTGATGTGCGAGTATAGGTGGTTTTTTCCAACACCTGAGTGCCATTGTTGGTATAGTATGTTGTTTTAAAAACTACACTATTTAGGGGTGGATACATGTCCATCTCTTTTTCCTTTAAACCGCCTCTAGCTCTTGGGGCTTCTGTAATCCATACTTGAAACCAGTTACTTTTCATTGGGCTATAATAGAATAAACTGTAACCTTGAAAACCGTTTATTCCTTCCCAGTG belongs to Balneola vulgaris DSM 17893 and includes:
- a CDS encoding aminotransferase class V-fold PLP-dependent enzyme translates to MKTSRRGFIKTLASGVGAAAFGSITAVSEWANHELQSRTMTGLESATDYSLSPSVTYLNHGSIGTIPILIQQAHRHYLELCETNPWLHMWGPEWVEPVELSRQKAADFINTKAENIAFTHNTTEVFNLIAQGFPLGPNDEVLFCNLNHAGASIPFQVHSKTRGYKVRSFDFPTDQLPTISIQQILDLYDREISSNTKVLSIPHIDNTFGLRHPLKEIAKLARSKGVELIAVDAAQTVGMIPINVSDLDVDVLATSTHKWIQSPKGVSFAYFSEKAQREIAPMWVTWGQNRWENSARIFEDYGTRNLAEVVTLAHCFDFQKNSFKSGKTEKLQSLTRYAKTLAHQNPNTEWRSPNNWELSGSLFVIELKHKKPSTFSNEIFNQHGVVLRPFDNHSTIRVSPNSMNTKSEIDTLFKLI